A window of Drosophila subobscura isolate 14011-0131.10 chromosome E, UCBerk_Dsub_1.0, whole genome shotgun sequence contains these coding sequences:
- the LOC117890837 gene encoding putative odorant receptor 65c codes for MVEQPSERVGLGLSELWKNFIEVFFEFAMIYKSEDECPKHTVPYFNRQQLKAMGFYPNSEERRMPGRRTWHQVALIKAMIFFYSTCYAVFESLDDIVELGRDLAFIIAAFFIIFKLIYFLLYADKVDEVIDGLEECYRWERKGPAAAGVRSEKRLHFLYNIGMQSIWVIFMVVFIILLISTPLLTQQDLPFHASYPFHLHDPSSHPTTHILIYLSQCFDIVYFLVWLVSTEGMSVAIYSQLTAALSVLCVEFRHLQQVCNGDEDLLRREITRLVRFHQKIISLVDRCNEVFHAPLIMQMIVNFLLVSLSVFEAMMARHDPKVAGQFIVLMILALGHLSMWSKFGDMMSQESLEVAEAAYAAYDPNVGSKGSHKDIRLVILRSQEPLIMRASPFPAFNMINYMAILNQCYGILTLLLNTME; via the exons ATGGTCGAACAACCAAGCGAACGGGTCGGACTTGGCCTAAGCGAATTATGGAAGAATTTCATAGAGGTTTTTTTCGAATTCGCGATGATTTATAAGAGTGAGGATGAGTGTCCCAAGCACACAGTGCCGTACTTCAACCGACAACAGCTAAA AGCCATGGGATTCTACCCAAACTCGGAGGAAAGAAGGATGCCTGGCCGCAGAACATGGCATCAGGTTGCTTTGATTAAAGCGATGATATTTTTCTATTCAACTTGTTACGCCGTCTTCGAATCCTTGGACGACATTGTGGAATTAGGACGAGATCTTGCATTCATAATAGCG gctttttttataattttcaagTTAATTTATTTCCTCCTGTATGCCGATAAAGTGGACGAGGTAATCGATGGCCTTGAGGAGTGCTATCGTTGGGAGAGAAAgggtccagctgctgcaggagtgAGATCCGAAAAACGTTTGCATTTTCTATATAATATCGGAATGCAATCAATTTGGGTGATTTTCATGGTCGTCTTTATCATTCTCTTGATTTCTACACCCTTATTGACACAGCAGGACCTGCCCTTCCATGCTTCCTACCCGTTCCACTTGCACGATCCATCGAGCCATCCGACAACACACATTCTTATCTACTTATCACAATGCTTCGACATTGTGTACTTCCTCGTGTGGCTAGTATCTACCGAGGGCATGTCCGTCGCCATTTATTCTCAGCTTACGGCTGCTCTCAGTGTCTTGTGTGTTGAGTTTCGGCACCTCCAACAAGTCTGCAATGGCGACGAGGATCTCCTACGCAGAGAGATCACCCGTCTGGTCAGGTTTCATCAGAAAATAATCAG TCTGGTTGATCGATGCAATGAGGTATTCCACGCACCCTTGATCATGCAAATGATTGTCAACTTCTTGCTCGTCTCCCTGTCAGTCTTTGAGGCAATGATGGCCAGGCATGACCCCAAAGTGGCAGGTCAGTTTATAGTTCTGATGATTCTGGCCTTGGGTCACCTTTCGATGTGGTCGAAATTCGGGGATATGATGTCGCAAGAGTCACTGGAAGTGGCAGAGGCGGCCTACGCAGCGTATGACCCGAATGTTGGGTCCAAGGGAAGCCATAAGGATATCCGTCTTGTCATTCTGCGGTCTCAAGAGCCC